A genomic region of Bactrocera dorsalis isolate Fly_Bdor chromosome 3, ASM2337382v1, whole genome shotgun sequence contains the following coding sequences:
- the LOC125777293 gene encoding maltase A1-like: MVRRLMMDVCRVLLAAVALFGFRSNLVNSKEWWANGNYYQIYPRSFQDSDGDGIGDLNGVTQKLQYLKEIGFTGVWLSPIFKSPMVDFGYDISDFYAIHPEYGTMEDFKALVARAKQVGIRIILDFVPNHTSDECEWFVKSVNREPGYEDFYVWSNGTVDANGNRQPPSNWLSAFRYSAWQWNDKRQQYYLHQFSIQQADLNYRNPLVVSKMKEVMRYWLDTGISGFRIDALPFMFEKEPYANGSYPDEPVIDNVSVCPDPDDECHLKHIYTQDQPESIEMVYQWRELVEQYRKEKGGESIVLLTEAYTSLDNLMLYYGDGQRNGSMVPFNFYFMRNLKNDSTAPQIVDYIQQWMTHMPTGVQANWVLGNHDNSRYSTRLGVQRADLFTIMLQTLPGNAVTYNGEELAMTDGKVSWKHTVDPQGCNANRFNYESYSRDPCRTPYQWDATKNSGFSSAAHTWLPVASNYRTNNALAQLRAPKSHLQLFMKLIRLRQMRSLQDGALKIKAIGNDIIIYSREAAGDDMFVIVLNLGGNEQSLNINQYFDMGSKAEVITSSMQSGYHDGVIIDPSKYVAEPYVGVVLVKL, encoded by the exons ATGGTGAGACGGTTAATGATGGATGTGTGTCGTGTTTTACTGGCCGCCGTCGCCCTGTTCGGCTTTCGTTCAAACCTTGTAAACTCCAAGGAATGGTGGGCAAATGGCAACTACTATCAAATATATCCGCGTTCATTTCAAGATAGCGATGGTGATGGTATCGGTGATTTAAATG GTGTAACACAGAAGCTGCAGTATCTTAAAGAAATTGGTTTCACCGGCGTTTGGCTTTCGCCGATTTTCAAATCGCCCATGGTTGACTTTGGTTACGACATCTCCGATTTCTATGCCATACACCCCGAATATGGTACAATGGAGGATTTCAAAGCGCTTGTCGCACGCGCCAAACAAGTTGGTATACGTATAATACTCGATTTTGTGCCGAATCACACGAGTGATGAGTGCGAATGGTTCGTGAAGTCAGTGAATCGTGAACCGGGCTACGAAGATTTCTACGTCTGGTCCAATGGCACTGTGGATGCAAACGGTAACCGTCAGCCACCGAGTAATTGGCTCAGCGCATTCCGTTACAGCGCCTGGCAGTGGAACGACAAACGCcaacaatattatttacatCAGTTCTCAATCCAACAGGCAGATTTGAATTACCGTAATCCATTGGTCGTGTCCAAAATGAAGGAGGTGATGCGCTATTGGTTGGATACTGGCATTTCAGGATTTCGCATTGACGCTCTCCCATTCATGTTTGAGAAAGAACCATATGCAAATGGTAGCTACCCTGATGAGCCTGTTATTGATAATGTAAGCGTCTGTCCAGATCCCGACGACGAGTGTCACTTGAAGCACATCTATACACAAGATCAACCGGAATCTATAGAGATGGTATATCAATGGCGTGAACTCGTTGAGCAATACCGCAAAGAGAAAGGCGGCGAATCGATCGTGCTCTTAACTGAGGCCTATACGAGTCTGGATAATTTAATGTTGTACTACGGAGATGGCCAGCGAAATGGTTCCATGGTGCCTTTCAATTTCTACTTTATGCGAAATTTGAAGAATGATTCCACGGCGCCACAAATTGTAGATTACATTCAGCAATGGATGACTCATATGCCTACGGGCGTCCAGGCCAATTGGGTCTTGGGTAATCACGATAATTCGAGGTATTCTACACGTTTGGGCGTACAACGTGCGGATTTGTTCACGATCATGCTGCAGACCTTGCCGGGAAATGCGGTGACCTACAAT gGCGAAGAGTTGGCCATGACAGACGGTAAAGTTAGCTGGAAGCACACCGTCGATCCGCAAGGCTGTAATGCAAACAGATTCAACTATGAGAGCTATTCGCGCGATCCCTGCCGTACACCCTACCAATGGGATGCGACGAAGAATTCAG GCTTCTCGTCCGCCGCGCACACTTGGCTGCCAGTCGCCAGTAATTATCGCACAAATAATGCCTTGGCACAATTGCGTGCGCCCAAGAGtcatttacagttatttatgaaattaattcgCCTACGTCAAATGCGCTCGCTACAAGATGGCGCATTAAAGATAAAAGCAATCGGCAACGACATTATCATCTACTCACG CGAGGCAGCGGGTGACGATATGTTTGTGATTGTGCTCAATCTGGGCGGCAACGAGCAGAGTTTGAATATCAATCAGTACTTTGATATGGGTTCCAAGGCGGAGGTGATTACTTCATCAATGCAGTCGGGTTATCACGACGG TGTTATAATTGATCCAAGCAAGTATGTGGCTGAGCCGTATGTTGGTGTGGTTTTGGTGaagttatga